In one Brienomyrus brachyistius isolate T26 chromosome 12, BBRACH_0.4, whole genome shotgun sequence genomic region, the following are encoded:
- the LOC125705169 gene encoding complexin-1, giving the protein MEFVMKQALGGATKDMGKMLGGEEEKDPDAEKKEEERQEALRQQEEERKAKYARMEAERESIRQGIRDKYGLKKKEEKEAEAQAAMEQASEGSLTRPKKAVPTGCGDTEEEEEGIMDTVMKYLPGPLQDIFNKK; this is encoded by the exons GGGCCACCAAGGACATGGGCAAGATGCTGGGCGGCGAAGAGGAGAAAGACCCCGATGCTGAGAAGAAGGAGGAAGAGAGACAGGAGGCCCTGAGGcagcaggaggaggagaggaaggCAAAGTATGCGAGGatggaggcagagagggagtCGATCCGACAGGGAATCAGAGATaag TACGGCCTCAAGAAGAAGGAAGAGAAGGAGGCGGAGGCCCAGGCCGCCATGGAGCAGGCATCTGAGGGCAGCTTGACCCGCCCGAAAAAAGCGGTACCTACCGGCTGCGGTGACAccgaagaagaggaggagggaaTCATGGATACCGTCATGAAATACCTTCCTGGGCCACTGCAGGACATATTCAATAAAAAGTAA